The window TCGGCGGCGAGTCTGGCCGACTGCCCGCCGCTGGCGGCGACGGCGATCAGCGGCGCCTCCTCGGGCAGGTCGAACACCCGGGCGTCCTCCAGCCGCAGGTACTCGCCCTCGTAGGACTGGTAGCCGCCGCCCCACAGGAGGCGGATGATCTCCAGGGCCTCGCGCAGCATGTGGTGGCGCACCTGGACGGCGTCGGGGAACTCCTGGCCGACGACGTGTTCGTTGAGCCGCTCCCCGGAGCCGACGCCGAGGACGAAGCGGCCCTTCGAGAGCAGGGCCAGGGTCGCGGCGGCCTGGGCGATGATCGCCGGGTGGTAGCGCACGGTCGGGCAGGTCACCCCGGTGGCCAGACCGATCCGCTCGGTCCTGGTCGCGATGGCGCCGAGCACGGTCCAGGCGAAGGGTGAGTGGCCCTGGTTGTCCAGCCAGGGGTGGTAGTGGTCGCTGATCTCCACGAAGTCGAACCCGGCGCGCTCGGCCAGCTCCGCCTGCCGGACGAGTTCCTCCGGCCCGAAGGCCTCGGCCGCCAGTTTGTACCCGATCTGCATGCGTCTCCCCTGTTCGGTGGTGTCGGGCGCCGACCCGCGCACCGGAGGGGCCCGCCCCCGACCGGACCGGTGGGCGCTGCGGACCCCGGACACCATTCACCCAGGGCACCCATACAACTACCGTCCGGGGTCGCGAGGAGGTTGCGACACACCCGCCGCCAGGTCAGGACCGTGTGACCGCAGGCCCGGGCGGGGTGCGGCGCGGAGCCGCCCACGGAAAAGCAGTCAGACCATCACGGAGAGCAACGGAGAGGGGAAAACGTCTCCTGCCATTATCAATCTATAGCGCACCCCGGGGCTTGCGGCAAGACCCGGGTCGTGCCGCACAATTTCCCTTCGAAACCGGAATCCGCGCGAATTCGGGACGTGCGAAAAGCGTGTGCCGTTGTCGGCGCACCGATCACGTACCGACGTCCCGGCACTGGTGGGGACCGTGGCGCTCTCACAGGCGCCCGTCGCGGGAACGCGGACGTGCGCCCCGACAGAACACGCGGAACGGCCGGTGGAGAGCGATCTCGTTGAACGGGGAATCCATGA is drawn from Nocardiopsis dassonvillei subsp. dassonvillei DSM 43111 and contains these coding sequences:
- a CDS encoding TIGR03557 family F420-dependent LLM class oxidoreductase translates to MQIGYKLAAEAFGPEELVRQAELAERAGFDFVEISDHYHPWLDNQGHSPFAWTVLGAIATRTERIGLATGVTCPTVRYHPAIIAQAAATLALLSKGRFVLGVGSGERLNEHVVGQEFPDAVQVRHHMLREALEIIRLLWGGGYQSYEGEYLRLEDARVFDLPEEAPLIAVAASGGQSARLAAEHGDGLFATEPKSAIVRDYRDAGGDGPRYAEVPMAWAQDEHTAARAALETSRWALTGWKVMSELPNPVNFAAATTTVREEDVLGHFACGPDPERYVEAVRKYVDAGFDRLVMQNAGPDPDGFVDFYRRELDGPLRALAT